In one window of Micromonospora cathayae DNA:
- a CDS encoding alpha/beta fold hydrolase, which produces MPFVTVGTENGAPIDLYYEDHGSGRPVVLIHGFPFNGATWEKQTMALLDAGFRVITYDRRGFGNSSQPTFGYDYDTFAADLDVLMTQLDLRDAILVGHSMGTGEVTRYLGAYGSNRVSKAVVLAPLAPFLLKTPDNPEGVEQKLFDGFKQAIMKDRFAYLSSFCDAFFNYQQNKGKLVSEEAYRAHWNIGARASAKGTLDCVDAWLTDFRGDLPRINIPVLIVQGDADAVLPFPATGQRLAQMLPDAKLVTLRGAPHGIPWTHAAEVNRAITEFIGTRAMAHA; this is translated from the coding sequence ATGCCTTTCGTCACCGTCGGCACCGAGAACGGCGCCCCGATCGACCTTTACTACGAGGATCACGGTTCGGGGCGGCCGGTGGTGCTCATCCACGGATTCCCGTTCAACGGGGCCACCTGGGAGAAACAGACCATGGCGTTGCTGGACGCCGGGTTCCGGGTGATCACGTACGACCGGCGGGGTTTCGGCAACTCCAGCCAGCCGACGTTCGGGTACGACTACGACACCTTCGCCGCCGACCTGGACGTGCTGATGACCCAACTCGACCTGCGGGACGCGATCTTGGTGGGGCACTCGATGGGCACCGGTGAGGTGACCCGCTACCTGGGCGCGTACGGGTCGAACCGGGTGAGCAAGGCAGTGGTGCTGGCCCCGCTCGCGCCGTTCCTGCTGAAGACGCCGGACAACCCGGAGGGCGTCGAGCAGAAGCTCTTCGACGGCTTCAAGCAGGCGATCATGAAGGACCGGTTCGCGTACCTGAGCAGCTTCTGCGACGCCTTCTTCAACTACCAGCAGAACAAGGGCAAGCTGGTCAGCGAGGAGGCGTACCGGGCGCACTGGAACATCGGCGCGCGGGCGTCGGCCAAGGGCACCCTGGACTGTGTGGACGCCTGGCTGACCGACTTCCGGGGCGACCTGCCCCGGATCAACATACCGGTGCTGATCGTGCAGGGCGACGCGGACGCCGTCCTGCCGTTCCCGGCGACCGGGCAGCGGCTGGCCCAGATGCTGCCCGACGCCAAGCTGGTCACCCTGCGCGGCGCGCCGCACGGCATCCCGTGGACCCACGCCGCCGAGGTGAACCGGGCGATCACCGAGTTCATCGGCACCCGGGCGATGGCGCACGCCTGA
- a CDS encoding TatD family hydrolase, with protein sequence MLAVMSEPTESRRQRAARRAGEFPPAPEPLPRPVPDSHTHLDITVSEAGTPGGPADDPVAAAIGVAASVGVDRLVQVGVDVASSEWGADVAGRYPAVVATVALHPNEAPRLADLDEALRRIEALAALDRVRGIGETGMDFFRTGDEGRAAQEESFRAHVAIAKRYGKPLVIHDRDAHADVLRILDDEGAPDTVVLHCFSGDAEFAAECVRRGYLLSFAGTVTFASAGALREAAALTPPGQLLVETDAPYLTPMPHRGRPNASYLIPLTVRSLAATTGTDLDELCGHLSANGDRVFGTW encoded by the coding sequence ATGCTGGCGGTGATGAGCGAGCCGACCGAATCCCGCCGACAGCGTGCCGCCCGCCGGGCCGGGGAGTTCCCGCCCGCCCCCGAGCCGCTGCCCCGTCCTGTCCCGGACAGTCACACCCACCTCGACATCACGGTCAGCGAGGCCGGTACGCCCGGCGGCCCGGCCGACGACCCGGTGGCCGCCGCGATCGGGGTGGCCGCCTCGGTGGGGGTGGACCGGCTGGTCCAGGTGGGGGTGGACGTCGCCTCGTCCGAGTGGGGCGCCGACGTCGCCGGGCGCTACCCCGCGGTGGTCGCCACCGTCGCCCTGCACCCCAACGAGGCGCCCCGGCTGGCCGACCTGGACGAGGCGCTGCGCCGGATCGAGGCCCTCGCCGCCCTGGACCGGGTACGCGGCATCGGCGAGACCGGCATGGACTTCTTCCGGACCGGCGACGAGGGGCGGGCCGCGCAGGAGGAGAGCTTCCGGGCGCACGTCGCGATCGCCAAGCGGTACGGCAAGCCGCTGGTGATCCACGACCGGGACGCGCACGCCGACGTGCTGCGCATCCTGGACGACGAGGGCGCCCCGGACACCGTCGTGCTGCACTGCTTCTCCGGCGACGCGGAGTTCGCCGCCGAGTGCGTCCGCCGGGGGTACCTGCTCAGCTTCGCCGGCACGGTGACCTTCGCCAGCGCCGGGGCGCTGCGTGAGGCCGCCGCCCTGACCCCGCCCGGGCAGCTGCTGGTGGAGACCGACGCGCCGTACCTGACCCCGATGCCGCACCGGGGGCGGCCGAACGCGTCGTACCTGATCCCGCTCACCGTCCGGTCGTTGGCCGCCACCACCGGCACCGACCTCGACGAGCTGTGCGGTCACCTCTCCGCCAACGGCGACCGCGTCTTCGGTACCTGGTAG